A segment of the Actinomycetota bacterium genome:
ACGAGGTTCTGGACGGCGTCGGGGTCCGACACGTCCGTCGGCACGGCCAGGGCCCGGCGGCCCGTGGCCTCGACCTCCTTGGCCGTGCGTTCCAGGTCGTCCTGCCCCCGCGCGGCCAGGGCGACGTCCGCGCCCGCCTCGGCGAAGGCCAGGGCGATCTGGCGTCCGATGCCCTTGCTCCCGCCGGTGATCACGGCCACCCGCCCCTCGAGCGACAGCTCGGTCATTCGCTTCCTCCTCGTCGACCAGCAGCCGGCCTTCGGCGTGAAGGCGCCTGATAAGGTCGGGCCATGGCCGCAATCGAACCACACCCGGCCCGGAGGCCGAAAACCGACCCCCGGTGGGAGCCCGGAGACTACCCGCGGGAAGAGCTTCGCCGCGCGGTCATCCGGGGCGGCATGGCGGGTGTGGTCAGCCATCCCATGGACAACGTCCTTTGGAAGATCGGGCTGCTGTGCGACGGCGACCCGGTGGCGCAGTTCGGGCTGAGCGGCCTGACCGGTGTCACCCGGGCCGAGGTCCTGGCCATGGTGGGGCGGGCCTCCGGCTTCGAGCCGGACCCGAACGTGCGGTGGGGACCGGTGCGGGTCGACCCGGAGCCCGTGCTCCTGGCGTGTGAGGCGGTGGGTGACCGGCTGGCCCTGGCCTGCCGGCGGCGCGAGCGGGTCGTCCTGGCCACCGGGCACCCCACGGGGCTGATCCAGCTGTACGCGGACGTGGGCCGCGAGCTGGCCGAGCGCGGCGTCACCCTGCTGCGGCCGGCGGACGGCGCCTCCTGGTCGGAAGGGGGCCGCCACCGCGAGATTCGCTACTTCCAGGGCGTCGCCGTGCTGACCGACCGGGCCTCGGCGCTGCACACGCACAGCCCCTCGCCGATGCAGGTGGTGCTGGCCGCGGAGCGCCCCGACCTGGTGTTCGCCGACCACGGCTGGGCCGGGGCCGCCATCGAGGCCGGGATCGACACCATCTCGATCGCCGACGTGAACGATCCCGCCCTCATCGTGGCCAAAGAGCTGGGGCGAACACAGGCCGTTGTGGTGATGGACGACAACGTCCGTCCGGACGCCTACTGGCCGTGCTTCCAGGCCATCGTCGGCCGCCTGCCCTGATCCCGGGTCGGCGGGAGCCCTTGCGCCGCAAGTAGAATCCCCTGAAGGCGAAGTCCTTTCGCGAGAAGTCGCTGCGACGAGGTGTGCGTGAGCTGATGGGTGTTTCGATGATGACCGTGGACCGGCTGACCGAGCAGGAGCGCCTGCGAGCCGTCCGGACCGACTCGACCAGCATGTCCCGCCCGAGCGGCGGGGGTCGATGTCCGGACGCCACCTTCGTATCGACCACCTAGCCAGCACGCACCCCGCGCAACGGCGCCTCCCGAGAGGGAGCCGGTCGAGCGTGCGGAGGCGGAGTGGACGAACACACGGCGATCGCCGAACGGGCCGCGGCCGAGCACCACACCGTGGCCCTCATCGGTGGGCTGGACACCGGGAAGACCACCCTGGCCGCCATGATGATCCGGGCGGCCCTGGCGGCCGGGCGAACCGCGGCGTACCTCGACGCCGACCTGGGCCAGAAGTCCGCCGGGCCCCCGACCACGATCGGCATGAAGGTGATCCGCTCGGAGGAGGACCTCGAGGCCGACCGGCTGGCTCAAGCCGATGCGTGCTATTTCGTGGGGGCCACGTCGCCGCAGGGGAACCTGCTGCCCGTGGTCACGGGGGTGGCCCGGCTGCTGACCCTGGCCCGGGAGAGCCTGCAAGCCGAGTTCGTGGTGGTGGACACCAGCGGGCTGGTCTCGGGCGTATACGGCCAGCTCCTGAAGTACCACAAGCTGGAGCTGGTGCGGCCCGACCTGGTGGTCGGCCTCCAGCGTGGGGAGGAGCTCGATCCACTGCTCGGGATCGTCCGACGGTTCTTCAGCACGCAGGTCGTGACGCGCGGCGTCCATCCCGGCGTGGTGCCCACGTCGGTCGAGCAGCGGGCGGCCAACCGTGAGCACGCCATGCGCCGCTACTTCGGCGACTCGCCCTCCCGGTGGCGGGTCAAGCCGACGGTGTTCATGCCGACGCTCCCGGCGTTCTTCGACCTCACCCAGCTGGACCGGCTGGTGGTGGGCCTGGCCGACGGCGAGGGCGGCTACCTGGGGATCGGCTACCTGGAGCACTCCGGCGAGGAGGGCATCCTTCGCCTGATCTCGCCGGTGGCGGACGCGCCCAAGGCGCTTCGGCTGGGGTCGGTTCGCCTGGACGAGGAGTACCGGGCCAAGCGGGTCGACCTGCGAAACCTGTTCGGGACCGACTGACCGACTACGCCGGTCCGGCGGCGGTGGTGATGGCCACGGTGACGTCCGTGCGGCCCGGGCACTCCACCAGCAGCGAGACCGTTCCGGTGGCGTTCTTCCCCGAGAAGTCCAGGCGGGCGGAACCGCTGCTCTGCTGCGGGGTCGCCACCAGATATCCGGCCCCCGACAGGGCTCGCTGGTAGGCGTCGAGGGCCGGGCCCAGGTCGGAGTCGATCGCGGCGATGATCTCGGTGGTGGGTGCCTTCCGCTCGACGCCGATGATCGCGAGTCCGGCCGGCGTGGGAAACGCCTTCGCCGCGTCGGGCACGGTGGCCAGGGTGGGCGGCGCGGGGCCGCACCCTCCCCCCGAGCCGTTGCCTGAGCAGGCCGGCACCACCAGCCCGAGGGCCACCACCAGCACCAGTGCGAGCTTCACGGTTCCCTTCGCTCGACGACCTCCGCGGCCCTCCCGGCAGCGGCGGGCAGCGGCGGCCGAGTGTACGGCACGGCCCCGGAATGCGGGGGCGGCCAGCAGGGGCCGCTTCCCGGTATCCTCAGTGCGTGCCGTCCCTCGTCAAGAAGCGTCGCAAGAAGATGCGCAAGAAGAAGCACAAGAAGCTTCTGAAGAAGACCCGTTGGCAGCGCCGCCAGCAGGGTCGGTAGTCGCGCACCCCCCGGCACTTCCCCTTCTGCCATAGTCCTGGGTCGTGACGCGGCCGATCGTGTTCCTGTCCGACTACGGGCTTCAGGACGAGTACGTCGGCGTCTGCCACGGGGTGATCGCCCGGATCGCTCCCGAGGCCCGGGTGATCGACCTGTCCCACGCCATCCCTGCCCACGATGTCCTCCGGGGAGCGGTGATCCTGGCCGGTTCCTCCCGGTTCATGCCCGAGCGGGCGGTGTTCCTGGCGGTGGTCGATCCGGGAGTCGGCACGCAGCGGCGCTCCGTGGCCATCGAGACGTCCTCCGGCGCCACGCTGGTCGGCCCCGACAACGGCGTGCTGTCGATGGCGTGGGACGAGCAGGGCGGGGCCGTCCGAGCCGTCGAGATCACCTCGTCACGGGTCCTGCTGGACCCGGTATCGGACACCTTTCACGGTCGGGACGTGTTCGCCCCGGCGGCGGCCCACCTGGCCGCGGGCCTCGGCCTGGAGGACCTGGGGCCGGCCGTTCCCCTGGACGTCCTGGTCCGTGTCCTGTTCCCTGCTCCGACCGCCGGCCCCGACGGCCTGCACTGCGTGGTCCTGTCCGCGGACCGCTTCGGGAACCTCCAGCTGGCGGCCCGGCCCGCCGATCTCGAGCCGGCCGGTCTGGCCGAGGTATCGAGGCTCCAGGTGACGGCGGGCGACTACATCCTGGAGGTCCCGCGAGCCCGTACGTTCGCGGACCTTTCCCAGGCGCACGCGGGCATCACCGTGGACTCGGCCGGGTTCCTGGCCCTCGTGGTGAACGGCGGGAGCGCCGCCCAGTCCTTCGGGGTCGGGCCCGGGGACGACGTCCTGCTGGCCCGGCCGGGCTAGCCTCGGCGGAGGGGAGGGGAGATGCTGAAGGGCGAGCGGGTCATCCTGCGTCCGATCGAGAAGGAGGACGCCGCCCGGCTGTGGGAGCTGCTCCAGACCGTCGAGGTGAAGACTCGAGCGGAGGACCGTCCCCCAGTGCCGCGTTCCCGTTCCGAGGAGGAAGCGGAGTTGGAGCGCGACCCCGGCCCGGGCGCTGGAGAGAGTGCGTGGTTCGCCGTGGAGGCTGAGGGGGAGGTCGTCGGCATGTGCGGCCTCCATCACATCGACCACTACAACGGTGTCTGCGACCTCGGCGTCAAGCTCGGCCAGGAGTACTGGGGCCGCGGGTACGGCCAGGACGCCATTCGCACGATCGTCGAGTACGCCTTCCGTCACATGAACATGCGCAAGGTCGGCCTGGGAGTCCTGGCCGACGACGCCCGGGCCGTGGGCGCTTACCGGAAGGTGGGTTTCGTCGAGGAGGGCCGGCTCCGCCAGCAGAACTGGCACGACGGGGCGTACCGGGACACCCTTCGCATGGCCATCCTGCGGGACGAGTGGCCCTCCGCCGGGAGCCAGCCCGTCCGGTAGGCTCTTGGGCGTGGGCCAGCGAATCCTGATCACCGGCATCTCCCGGTTCCTGGGCGGCAAGCTCGCCCAGCGCCTGGAGAAGGACCCCGACGTGGAGTACCTGGTCGGGGTGGACCTGGACGAGCCGGAGGTGGACCTCGACCGTACGGAGTTCGTCCGGGCCGACATTCGCAACCCACTCACCGTGAAGGTCCTCCAGACCACGGAGGTGGACACGGTGGTGCACCTGAACGTCGTGACCACGCCCACCCGCGTCGGCGGCCGGACCGCGATGAAGGAGATGAACGTCATCGGCTCGATGCAGCTCCTGGCGGCGTGCCAAAAGGCCGAGACGGTCCGCAAGTTCGTCATGAAGTCCACCACGGCGGTGTACGGGGCCGACCCCCGCGACCCGGCGGTGTTCACCGAGGCCATGTCCTCGCGCTCGGTCCCCCGGCACGGCTACGCGAAGGACTCCATCGAGATCGAGCGGTACGCGCGGGACTTCGGCCGCCGGCGGGGCGACGTGGACGTGACGCTCCTCCGCTTCGCCAACTTCATCGGGCCGGACATCGAGACCACGCTCACCCGCTACTTCACGCTGCCGATCATCCCGACGGCCCTGGGCTACGATCCGCGTCTCCAGCTGCTCCACGAGGACGACGCGCTGGAGGTGCTGTACCGATCGGTCCGGGAGGACCATCCGGGCATCTTCAACGTGGCCGCGGACGGCGTGGTGTACCTGTCCCAGGCCGTCCGGCTGGTGGGCCGGCCGTGGGTTCCCGTGCTGTTCCAGCTGGCGGAGCCGGTGGCGAACCTGCTCCGGCGGACCGGCCGGGTCGACTTCCCCACCGACCAGCTGCCCTTCCTTGTGTACGGACGCGTGGTGGACACACGACGGCTGAAGTCGGAGTTCGGGTTCACGCCCGCGTTCACCACCCGCCAGGCCCTGGAGGACTTCGTGGCGGCGCGGCGGGTCCGCCAGGTCGTCTCGCCGGCCCGGGTGGAGCAGTGGGAGCGAGAGGTGTACGACTTCCTGCGCCGCAAGGGCCAGGAGCGGTTCGAGCGATCGAGGGCGTGAGGCCATGGCAGAGGTGATCTCGCTTCGGGATGCGCGCCGGGGGGCGGAGCCGGAGCGGTGCCAGGCCCTCACCGCCAGCGGGAACCGGTGCCGGAACCGCGCGGTGGGCGAGACGGGGTTCTGCCGGGTCCACCTGCCGCAGCGGCACGAGCGCATCGGCCCGTTCGAGGCGACCACGGTCCAGTCCACGCTGGAGTTCCTTCGCCGCCGCCTGACCGGCGACTACGAGGTCGACGAGTACGGGTTCGACCAGGAGCTCACCGAGCGGGTCCTGGCGCCGTTGATGCGCCCGCTGGACCGGCAGTACTGGAGGATCGACTGGCGAGGGCTGGAGAACATCCCCGACCAGGGCGCGGCGCTGCTTGTGGCGAACCACTCGGGCACGGTGCCGGTCGACTCGGTGGTCATGAAGTTCGGCGTGTACGAGCACCACCCGATGCACCGGCACGTGCGGCTCTTGGCGGCCGACCTGGCGTTTCGCATGCCGTTCGTGGGCCCGCTGGCCCGCAAGATGGGCAACACGCTGGCCAGCCCTGAGGACTCCCTGCGCCTGCTGGAGGACGGCGAGCTGGTGGGGGTGTTCCCGGAGGGATACAAGGGCGTGGGCAAGGGGTTCCGGGAGCGGTACCGGCTCCAGCGGTTCGGGCGGGGCGGGTTCATCGAGCTGGCCTTGAAGGCCCGGGTGCCGCTGATCCCCGTGGCCATCGTGGGGGCCGAGGAGATCTATCCCATGATCGGGAACGCGAAGCTGATCGCGCGCCTGGGCGGGTTCCCGTACTTCCCGATCACGCCGCTGTTCCCGTGGTTCGGCCCTCTGGGGGCGATCCCGCTACCGTCGAAGTGGATCGTGGAGTTCGGGGAGCCGATCCACACCGAGGACTATGACGAGGACGCCTGGCAGGACGCCATGCTGGTGTTCGAGCTCACGGATCGAATCCGCGACCACATCCAGCAGATGCTGTACCGGAACCTGATGTCGCGCCGGAGCGCTTTCTTCTGATCTAGCGTGACCGCCTCGCCGGGTGACGTCCGTGAAGAACGCAGGGTGGTGACGGCCATGTTCGCCGACCTGGTCGGGTCCACCGCACTGGGTGAGCGCCTGGATCCCGAGGACCTGAAGCTGATCGTGTCCGATGCCGTCGCCCGCATGGTGACGTCCGTCGAGGCGTTCGGCGGCATCGTCAAGGACCTCGCCGGCGACGGGGTCCTCGCACTCTTCGGCGCACCCGTGGCGCACGAGGACGACCCCGAGCGAGCGATCCGGGCCGGGCTCCGAATCGTGAGCGAGATCGGGGACTTCGCTCGCGAGGTCGACCGCGGCTGGGGCATCGAGAGCTTCGGCGTGCGCGTCGGCATCGACACGGGCCCGGTCGTGGTGGGCGCGATCGGGGCCGGCGACCGGGTCGAGTATGGGGCCCTCGGGGACGTGGTCAACACCGCCGCCCGGCTCCAGTCCCACGCCGCGCCGGGCACCGTGCTCGTGGGCGAGGAGACCCATCGGCTGGCCAAGCCGATGTTCGGGTGGGATGCGCCCGTCTCCCTGGACCTGAAAGGAAAGGCACAGCGGGTGACAGCACGAACCGTCGTGGCCGCGCTTGGACCCGGGCCGGCCACGCGGACGCGGGGCCTCGAGGGCGTGCATGTGCGGATGATCGGGCGCGAGCGTGAGCTCGAGACCGGACGCCGGGCGCTCGACGCCGTCCGAGAGGGCAGCGGCGGGATCCTGTATCTCGTGGGCGAGCCGGGGATCGGCAAGACGCGACTGCTCGGCGAGCTCCGCTCCACCTTCGACTCGGCCGCCGCGCCGGAGGGGCGGCCGTTGTGGATCGAGGGGCGGTGCGTGTCCTACGGCGAGTCGCTGCCGTACTGGCCGTTCCGTGACCTGCTCCGAACGTGGCTCGGCGCGGCGATCGACGAGCCCGAGCTGCGGCTGCGCGTCGCGCTGCGGCGAAACGTCGAGCGGCTGTTCGGCGGCCGCTCCGGAGAGATCGAGCCCTACCTCGGGCAGCTCCTAGGGCTCAGGCTCGAGCCGGGGGCCGCCGCCCGCCTGGCGGAGCTCTCGCCCGAGGCCCTGCAGTACCGGACCTTCGAGGTCGTTCGGACCCTGCTCGGCCGCCTGGCCGAGGACGGCCCGGTCGTCGTGGCACTGGAGGATCTGCACTGGGCCGACGCGACCTCGCTGCAGCTGCTCGAGCGGCTGCTCGCCGACACCGAGACGGCGGCCCTGCTCCTGGTGCTCACGATGCGCCCCGAGCGCGACCACGCGTCCTGGCGCGTGAAGGAGGTCGCCGCCCGCGATCTCCCGCACCGGGCCAGCGAGATCTCGCTCGAGGCACTCTCCGGGGACGGGGGCCGCGAGCTCCTGCATGCCCTGATCGGCGCGGGAACCCTTCCCCAGGAGATGGAACAACGGATCCTCGAGCCGGCCGAAGGGAACCCCTTCTTCCTGGAGGAGCTGGTGCGCTCGCTCGCGGACGCCGGCGCGCTGGTGCACGAGGACGAGGGCTGGCGCTTCGACCACGCCGTCGTCGTCGAGATCCCGCCCACCGTCGAGAAGGTGATCCTGTCGCGGATCGACCGGCTCTCACCCCCGGCGCACCTCGCATTGATGGCCGCGTCGGTCCTCGGCAGACAGTTCGGCCTGCCGCTGCTGGAGGCGCTGATGCCGGGACGCGACGGCCAGATCCGCTCCGCGCTCACCGAGCTCCAGCGGCTGGACCTCCTGCGCGAGGGTCGCCGCTGGCCGGAGCCCGAGTACCGTTTCAAGCACGCCTTGATCCAGGAGGCGGCCTACAGAACGCTCGTGAAGAACGGGCGTGAGCGGATGCACCGCATGGCGGCCGAGTGGCTCGAGAAGCGCAACGCCGGCCACGAGGACGAGGTCGCCGGGCTCCTCGCGCATCACTGGCTCGGCGCGGCCGACGAGGAACAGGCCGTCGCGTACCTCACCAAGGCGGGCGACCGCGCGCGCCAAGCGTATGCGCTCGACGAGGCGATCGGGCACTACCAGGAGCTCTTGCCGATCCTGGAGCGTCGCGGGGAGCGCCAGGTGATGGCGCTCGTGCTCTTCAAGCTCGCCCTGGCGCTCCACATGTCGCTGCGTTTCGCCGAGGCGAACGCGACGTACCAGCGGGCGTTCGGGCTCTGGACGCCACCGCTTCCGTCGTCCCAACCGGCGGCTGCCGTGCTCCGCGTCTCATCGAGCTTCCTGCCGAACGACCCCGATCCCCGCTCCGCGATCGCCTGGCCGAACATCCAGCTCTGCATGCAGCTGTTCGACCGGCTGGTCGAGCAGTGGCCGGAACGCACGATCGTGCCGAACCTGGCCGAGCGCTGGGAGATCGCGGACGACGGCTTGCGCTACGTGTTCCACCTGCGCGAGGGGCTCGCGTGGTCGGACGGGACGCCGCTCACGGCTCACGACGTCGAGTTCGGGATCAAGCGGGTGCTCGACCCGGACGAGCCGGGTTCGAGCGTCGCGATCTACTTCGTCCTGGAGAACGGGCAGGAGCACTACCTGCGGCGGAACCCCGACCCGGACACGATCGGCGTCCGGGCGCTCGACGACCGCACGGTCGAGTTCCGCCTCGTCGCGCCCGCGCCGTACTTCATGAGCGTGATGAACCGTCCCGACGGCGGACCGCAGCCGCGGCATGCGATCGCAGCAGCGGGGGAGATGTGGACCGAGGCTGGCCGACAGGTCGTGAGCGGACCGTTCGTGGTGGTGGAACGGGACGCGGACCGCCTGGTGCTCAAGCGCAGGCCGGACTACCTCGGGCCTCGCGTCGGCAACGTACGGCGCGTCGAGGTCGTCCGGAGCCAGATCCCCGACGCGCTCGATCGATACGACCGAGGCGAGCTGGACCTGGTCACGGTGCGGTACACGCCGCGGATCGCTGACCTGGTCGAGCAGGGCGGGCCGGACGCCGTCGTCGGTCCCGCCGGCTGGTCGGGATACCTCGCGTTCGATCACGCGGATCCGGCGCTCTCCCACCTCGACCTGCGGATCGCGCTCGCCCGAGCCGTCGACCGGGACGCGCTCGTCGCGACGATGCCGGCGAACCTCGTGCTCGCGACCGGCGGCGTGGTGCCGCCGGCGCTTAAGGGCCACACGCCCGACATCGCGCTGCGGTTCGACCCGGAGCTCGCGCGGGAGCACCTGGCGCGGAGCGGCTTCGAGGGGTCGCTGGCGGTCGCCTCGCTCGAGGGAGATCGCGTGCTGATCGAGCCCGTGGCCTCCAGCTGGCGCGACGTGCTGGGCGTGCCGGTCGAGGTCCGGTCCTGGACCTGGGACATGCTGCCATCGATGGGCGACCCCCGCGAGGTGGCGCCGATCATCTTCACGGGGTGGCTCCCGGGGTACGCGGACCCCGAGTATTTCCTGCGGCTGCTCTTCCAGAGCGACAGCAAGACGAACGAGGGGCGGTTCTCGTGGCCGCCGTTCGACGAGCTGATCGAGCGGGCGCGTCAGGAGCGAAGCGACCGCGGGCGGCTGGAGCTCTTCCACGAAGCCGACCGGATGGTGGTGACCGAGCGGGTGGCGTGCATCCCGCTCGTGTACGGCCGCAGCATGGCGATCGTGAAGCCGCGCGTGCACGGCTGGCGCGAGTTCGGCAAGACATCGGCGAACTTCGCCGACCTCTTGGTCGATCCGCGGGACGCGGACGAGCCCACCACGGCGTGACCGCTGGTCAGCGACACGGCAACGACCGCGGTCAGCCGAGCGCCTTCGGGGACAGCTTCCACCTCCGCTCCATCGCCTTCAGCAACGCGTTCGCCAGGCGGTCGTTGCCGGCCGCGGTGAGGTGGATCCCGTCTCCGTCCCGGACCAGCTGGAGGTCTCCCTTCGCGTCCGGGAGGTAGGCGCTGTAGTGCCCGTTTCCGTCGGTGAACAGGCCCCAGGTGTCCAGGAACAGCACGCCGGGGTACTTCGCCGTCTCCTCCCCGTAGATGTCGTCGAGGGCCCGGATGTTGTGGCTGAACGCTGGGTCCTGCATGACCGGGAGCCCCACCCATGCCACGTGGGCTCCTTCCGCCGTGGCTTCCCGGACGAACCGGTCGACCCGGGCCCGATAGGCCTGGCCCCACCGCTTGTCTCCCACCCCGAACCGGGCGATGGCGTCACCGGACGGCGTCTGCACGGCCTGCGGATCGTTGCCGCCCAGCATGACCACCACGACATCGGGGCGGTACCGGGCCGTGTCGGTGCTGAGCTCGAGCGGCCAGTTGAAGTAGTCGGGCCGGGACAGGCCGGTGGAATGCTCGCCCTTCTCGATCAGGCGGACGGTGCCGGAGTCGAAGGCGCGGGCCAGGCCGAGCTCGATGTCCTCGGCGAAGCTGTCCCCGACCACCAGGACCCGGAGGGGATGCGCCGGGGTCGGCACCCGGAGCGGGGGGACCTCCGATCGGCCCGTGTTGCCGCCGCCGGTGCGGCCCGCCGAGGGTCGCTGGTGGCCCCCGCCCCGCGGCGAGCCCTGGCCCGTCCCTCTTCCCGACGGCGTTCCGGTTCTCGGGCCGCCGCCGGCGGCTCCCGGGGACCCCGGCTTGCCCGATCCACCGAGCGACGGCCCCGTTGATGGCTGTGGCCCGTCGGCCAGCATCCCGCCGCCGGGGCTGACCCGGTCCGGGTCGTGCCCCGCGGCCCGCTGGAACACGCTGGCCAGCCGGTCCAGGAACACCAGATGGCTCAGGCCGTCCAGGGGACCGAGGACCGCCAGCGCGGCGGTCCGCCGGGCGCCGAGCGGCGACGCGTCCGCCGACTTCCGGAGCGAATGCGCCGACAGCAGCCCCCACAGGCCGAAGCAGATCCCCATGACCACCAGGACCTGCCCCGCGGCCAGGCCGTGCCGGTCCGTTCCGGGGATGGACCGGCGGCGCAGGGCCAGCCACGGGCGCCGGCGGACCTCGTCGAGGTCCGGGACCGGCTCGAGGCTCGGAGCGCCGGTTCCCGGACGCCCCGGCACCGGCGCCGGCTCCATGCCGGGCTCGGGAACGGCCGGACGGTGCGCCGCGTGCACGCCCGAGGCCGGCCCCATCCGGGCCCGCCTCGCTCGCCTGGTCTCGCGCTCCGTCTTCATGGCCTAGAACCGGAAGTAGATGAAGGGGGCCACGCCCTGCGGCCCCAGCGTCGTGACGGCGAACAGCGTTCCGCCGAGCGCCAGCCCCTGCGCCACCACGCTCAGACGGGAGAAGCCGACCCGGACGCGCTCGCCCAGGTCGCTCGGCGCGTACTGCATCCCGATCCCGAGCGCGATGGCCCCCATCACCAAGGGGGTGGCCAGCGGCGCCGGCCCCCACGCCGTGAACAGCCGCCGCAGCAGCGTCCACGCCGTCCCGAAGGAATCCGCCCGGAAGAACA
Coding sequences within it:
- a CDS encoding phosphatase: MAAIEPHPARRPKTDPRWEPGDYPREELRRAVIRGGMAGVVSHPMDNVLWKIGLLCDGDPVAQFGLSGLTGVTRAEVLAMVGRASGFEPDPNVRWGPVRVDPEPVLLACEAVGDRLALACRRRERVVLATGHPTGLIQLYADVGRELAERGVTLLRPADGASWSEGGRHREIRYFQGVAVLTDRASALHTHSPSPMQVVLAAERPDLVFADHGWAGAAIEAGIDTISIADVNDPALIVAKELGRTQAVVVMDDNVRPDAYWPCFQAIVGRLP
- a CDS encoding AURKAIP1/COX24 domain-containing protein; this translates as MPSLVKKRRKKMRKKKHKKLLKKTRWQRRQQGR
- a CDS encoding SAM-dependent chlorinase/fluorinase; translation: MTRPIVFLSDYGLQDEYVGVCHGVIARIAPEARVIDLSHAIPAHDVLRGAVILAGSSRFMPERAVFLAVVDPGVGTQRRSVAIETSSGATLVGPDNGVLSMAWDEQGGAVRAVEITSSRVLLDPVSDTFHGRDVFAPAAAHLAAGLGLEDLGPAVPLDVLVRVLFPAPTAGPDGLHCVVLSADRFGNLQLAARPADLEPAGLAEVSRLQVTAGDYILEVPRARTFADLSQAHAGITVDSAGFLALVVNGGSAAQSFGVGPGDDVLLARPG
- a CDS encoding GNAT family N-acetyltransferase, with translation MLKGERVILRPIEKEDAARLWELLQTVEVKTRAEDRPPVPRSRSEEEAELERDPGPGAGESAWFAVEAEGEVVGMCGLHHIDHYNGVCDLGVKLGQEYWGRGYGQDAIRTIVEYAFRHMNMRKVGLGVLADDARAVGAYRKVGFVEEGRLRQQNWHDGAYRDTLRMAILRDEWPSAGSQPVR
- a CDS encoding NAD-dependent epimerase/dehydratase family protein, with translation MGQRILITGISRFLGGKLAQRLEKDPDVEYLVGVDLDEPEVDLDRTEFVRADIRNPLTVKVLQTTEVDTVVHLNVVTTPTRVGGRTAMKEMNVIGSMQLLAACQKAETVRKFVMKSTTAVYGADPRDPAVFTEAMSSRSVPRHGYAKDSIEIERYARDFGRRRGDVDVTLLRFANFIGPDIETTLTRYFTLPIIPTALGYDPRLQLLHEDDALEVLYRSVREDHPGIFNVAADGVVYLSQAVRLVGRPWVPVLFQLAEPVANLLRRTGRVDFPTDQLPFLVYGRVVDTRRLKSEFGFTPAFTTRQALEDFVAARRVRQVVSPARVEQWEREVYDFLRRKGQERFERSRA
- a CDS encoding 1-acyl-sn-glycerol-3-phosphate acyltransferase yields the protein MAEVISLRDARRGAEPERCQALTASGNRCRNRAVGETGFCRVHLPQRHERIGPFEATTVQSTLEFLRRRLTGDYEVDEYGFDQELTERVLAPLMRPLDRQYWRIDWRGLENIPDQGAALLVANHSGTVPVDSVVMKFGVYEHHPMHRHVRLLAADLAFRMPFVGPLARKMGNTLASPEDSLRLLEDGELVGVFPEGYKGVGKGFRERYRLQRFGRGGFIELALKARVPLIPVAIVGAEEIYPMIGNAKLIARLGGFPYFPITPLFPWFGPLGAIPLPSKWIVEFGEPIHTEDYDEDAWQDAMLVFELTDRIRDHIQQMLYRNLMSRRSAFF
- a CDS encoding ABC transporter substrate-binding protein is translated as MTASPGDVREERRVVTAMFADLVGSTALGERLDPEDLKLIVSDAVARMVTSVEAFGGIVKDLAGDGVLALFGAPVAHEDDPERAIRAGLRIVSEIGDFAREVDRGWGIESFGVRVGIDTGPVVVGAIGAGDRVEYGALGDVVNTAARLQSHAAPGTVLVGEETHRLAKPMFGWDAPVSLDLKGKAQRVTARTVVAALGPGPATRTRGLEGVHVRMIGRERELETGRRALDAVREGSGGILYLVGEPGIGKTRLLGELRSTFDSAAAPEGRPLWIEGRCVSYGESLPYWPFRDLLRTWLGAAIDEPELRLRVALRRNVERLFGGRSGEIEPYLGQLLGLRLEPGAAARLAELSPEALQYRTFEVVRTLLGRLAEDGPVVVALEDLHWADATSLQLLERLLADTETAALLLVLTMRPERDHASWRVKEVAARDLPHRASEISLEALSGDGGRELLHALIGAGTLPQEMEQRILEPAEGNPFFLEELVRSLADAGALVHEDEGWRFDHAVVVEIPPTVEKVILSRIDRLSPPAHLALMAASVLGRQFGLPLLEALMPGRDGQIRSALTELQRLDLLREGRRWPEPEYRFKHALIQEAAYRTLVKNGRERMHRMAAEWLEKRNAGHEDEVAGLLAHHWLGAADEEQAVAYLTKAGDRARQAYALDEAIGHYQELLPILERRGERQVMALVLFKLALALHMSLRFAEANATYQRAFGLWTPPLPSSQPAAAVLRVSSSFLPNDPDPRSAIAWPNIQLCMQLFDRLVEQWPERTIVPNLAERWEIADDGLRYVFHLREGLAWSDGTPLTAHDVEFGIKRVLDPDEPGSSVAIYFVLENGQEHYLRRNPDPDTIGVRALDDRTVEFRLVAPAPYFMSVMNRPDGGPQPRHAIAAAGEMWTEAGRQVVSGPFVVVERDADRLVLKRRPDYLGPRVGNVRRVEVVRSQIPDALDRYDRGELDLVTVRYTPRIADLVEQGGPDAVVGPAGWSGYLAFDHADPALSHLDLRIALARAVDRDALVATMPANLVLATGGVVPPALKGHTPDIALRFDPELAREHLARSGFEGSLAVASLEGDRVLIEPVASSWRDVLGVPVEVRSWTWDMLPSMGDPREVAPIIFTGWLPGYADPEYFLRLLFQSDSKTNEGRFSWPPFDELIERARQERSDRGRLELFHEADRMVVTERVACIPLVYGRSMAIVKPRVHGWREFGKTSANFADLLVDPRDADEPTTA
- a CDS encoding DUF459 domain-containing protein, with translation MKTERETRRARRARMGPASGVHAAHRPAVPEPGMEPAPVPGRPGTGAPSLEPVPDLDEVRRRPWLALRRRSIPGTDRHGLAAGQVLVVMGICFGLWGLLSAHSLRKSADASPLGARRTAALAVLGPLDGLSHLVFLDRLASVFQRAAGHDPDRVSPGGGMLADGPQPSTGPSLGGSGKPGSPGAAGGGPRTGTPSGRGTGQGSPRGGGHQRPSAGRTGGGNTGRSEVPPLRVPTPAHPLRVLVVGDSFAEDIELGLARAFDSGTVRLIEKGEHSTGLSRPDYFNWPLELSTDTARYRPDVVVVMLGGNDPQAVQTPSGDAIARFGVGDKRWGQAYRARVDRFVREATAEGAHVAWVGLPVMQDPAFSHNIRALDDIYGEETAKYPGVLFLDTWGLFTDGNGHYSAYLPDAKGDLQLVRDGDGIHLTAAGNDRLANALLKAMERRWKLSPKALG